A region of Zeugodacus cucurbitae isolate PBARC_wt_2022May chromosome 5, idZeuCucr1.2, whole genome shotgun sequence DNA encodes the following proteins:
- the LOC105212232 gene encoding leucine-rich repeat-containing protein 57 isoform X1, which produces MQRNASKCSKNSLNYFWHGYTAAIAAAAQKCQQQLFAENKTKNFTQQLQANTTSEYIMGNKQVRQHLETAQKTGILKISLQRLQEFPPQLKNYPNVLKTLDLSENRFERLPDELGHFTLVKHLNLSGNKLIELPDVLGELTKLEVLLVMNNYLTKIPKTLSNCNNLKTVNLSNNQIKEFPIMLCGLKHLDVLDLSRNRITSVPAEVGTLYTTELNLNQNQISTLSEEIAACPKLKVLRLEENCLQANAFTPRILKESKICNLSVDGNLFNSKQFTDLEGYEVYMERYTAVKKKMF; this is translated from the exons atgcaGCGAAATGCAAGTAAATGTTCAAAGAACTCACTTAATTACTTTTGGCATGGCTACACTGCTGCCATCGCAGCCGCTGCGCAGAAATGTCAGCAACAGCTGTTTGCagagaacaaaacaaaaaatttcactcaACAATTGCAAGCAAATACAACATCGGAGT ACATAATGGGTAATAAACAAGTGCGCCAACACCTGGAAACTGCGCAGAAAACTGGTATACTAAAGATTTCGCTGCAGCGCTTACAAGAATTTCCACCGCAATTGAAAAACTATCCAAATGTGCTGAAAACACTTg ATCTTTCCGAAAATCGCTTTGAGCGTTTACCCGATGAGCTGGGTCATTTCACGCTCGTCAAACATCTGAACCTGAGTGGAAATAAACTTATCGAACTACCCGACGTGTTAGGGGAATTAACGAAACTGGAGGTGCTGCTGGTGATGAACAATTATCTTACGAAAATACCCAAAACACTATCGAACTGCAATAATTTGAAAACTGTAAATCTGTCCAATAATCAAATTAAAGAATTCCCCATCATGTTGTGTGGCCTCAAACATCTTGATGTATTGGATTTGTCACGCAATAGAATCACATCTGTACCTGCTGAAGTTGGCACACTTTATACGACTGAGctgaatttaaatcaaaatcaaatttcaacaCTTTCCGAAGAGATTGCAGCGTGTCCTAAACTAAAAGTTTTGCGTCTAGAAGAGAATTGTCTACAGGCTAACGCGTTTACACCACGCATATTGAAGGAATCAAAAATCTGCAATCTATCTGTTGATGGCAATCTCTTCAATTCCAAACAGTTTACCGATTTAGAAGGTTATGAAGTTTACATGGAACGCTATACGgcagttaagaaaaaaatgttctaa
- the LOC105212232 gene encoding leucine-rich repeat-containing protein 57 isoform X2 yields the protein MGNKQVRQHLETAQKTGILKISLQRLQEFPPQLKNYPNVLKTLDLSENRFERLPDELGHFTLVKHLNLSGNKLIELPDVLGELTKLEVLLVMNNYLTKIPKTLSNCNNLKTVNLSNNQIKEFPIMLCGLKHLDVLDLSRNRITSVPAEVGTLYTTELNLNQNQISTLSEEIAACPKLKVLRLEENCLQANAFTPRILKESKICNLSVDGNLFNSKQFTDLEGYEVYMERYTAVKKKMF from the exons ATGGGTAATAAACAAGTGCGCCAACACCTGGAAACTGCGCAGAAAACTGGTATACTAAAGATTTCGCTGCAGCGCTTACAAGAATTTCCACCGCAATTGAAAAACTATCCAAATGTGCTGAAAACACTTg ATCTTTCCGAAAATCGCTTTGAGCGTTTACCCGATGAGCTGGGTCATTTCACGCTCGTCAAACATCTGAACCTGAGTGGAAATAAACTTATCGAACTACCCGACGTGTTAGGGGAATTAACGAAACTGGAGGTGCTGCTGGTGATGAACAATTATCTTACGAAAATACCCAAAACACTATCGAACTGCAATAATTTGAAAACTGTAAATCTGTCCAATAATCAAATTAAAGAATTCCCCATCATGTTGTGTGGCCTCAAACATCTTGATGTATTGGATTTGTCACGCAATAGAATCACATCTGTACCTGCTGAAGTTGGCACACTTTATACGACTGAGctgaatttaaatcaaaatcaaatttcaacaCTTTCCGAAGAGATTGCAGCGTGTCCTAAACTAAAAGTTTTGCGTCTAGAAGAGAATTGTCTACAGGCTAACGCGTTTACACCACGCATATTGAAGGAATCAAAAATCTGCAATCTATCTGTTGATGGCAATCTCTTCAATTCCAAACAGTTTACCGATTTAGAAGGTTATGAAGTTTACATGGAACGCTATACGgcagttaagaaaaaaatgttctaa
- the LOC105212231 gene encoding AP-3 complex subunit mu-2, which produces MIHSLFIVNNSGDVFLEKHWRSVVSRSVCDYFLDAQRNAPLDVPPVIATPHYYLITVQRNGISLVAACKQEVPPLFVIEFLHRVMDTFQDYFSDCSESIIKENYVVVYELLDEMLDNGFPLSTESNILKELIKPPNILRTIANTVTGKSNVSTTLPSGQLSAIPWRRSGVRYNNNEAYFDVIEEVDAIIDKSGSTVFAEIQGHIDCCCKLSGMPDLTLSFMNPRLFDDVSFHPCVRFKRWESERLLSFIPPDGNFRLMSYHISSQSVVAIPVYIRHNFSIKTGEQGRLDLTVGPRTTLGRTVDKVKLEITMPKCVLNCILTPNQGKYTFDSVTKTLSWEVGRIDVSKLPNIRGTVSITPGSTNIDANPSINVQFTISQLAVSGLKVNRLDMYGEKYKPFKGVKYITKAGKFQVRM; this is translated from the exons ATGATACACAGCCTATTTATAGTAAACAACAGCGG CGATGTTTTTCTTGAAAAACATTGGCGTTCGGTTGTTTCCCGTTCAGTGTGCGATTACTTCCTTGATGCCCAGCGCAATGCACCATTG GACGTTCCGCCTGTGATTGCCACACCTCACTACTACCTCATCACAGTGCAACGCAATGGCATATCGCTTGTGGCCGCTTGCAAGCAGGAAGTGCCACCATTATTCGTTATTGAATTCCTACACCGTGTGATGGACACATTTCAGGATTACTTTAGTGATTGCTCTGAGtcaattattaaagaaaattatgtaGTCGTTTATGAACTGCTCGATGAAATGTTGGATAATGGTTTTCCACTGTCCACGGAGAGTAATATACTTAAAGAGCTTATTAAGCCACCAAATATCTTGCGCACCATTGCAAATACAGTCACAGGCAAAAGCAA CGTCAGCACTACTCTCCCCTCCGGTCAATTATCGGCTATACCATGGCGTCGTAGTGGTGTGCGTTATAATAACAATGAAGCTTATTTCGATGTTATTGAGGAGGTCGATGCAATTATTGATAAGTCTGGCTCCACAGTTTTCGCCGAGATACAGGGTCAT ATTGACTGCTGCTGCAAGCTCTCAGGCATGCCTGATCTAACGCTCTCCTTCATGAATCCACGTCTCTTCGATGACGTCTCATTCCATCCATGCGTGCGCTTCAAGCGTTGGGAGTCCGAACGTTTACTCTCGTTTATACCGCCAGATGGCAATTTCCGTTTAATGTCCTATCATATTAGTTCACAATCCGTTGTGGCAATACCTGTTTATATAAGACATAATTTCTCTATAAAAACCGGTGAACAGGGTCGTTTAGATTTGACTGTCGGTCCACGTACCACACTCGGTCGCACGGTGGATAAAGTGAAATTAGAGATTACAATGCCGAAGTGTgttttaaattgcattttaacaCCAAATCAAGGCAAATATACATTCGACTCAGTTACTAAGACCTTATCGTGGGAGGTGGGTCGCATTGATGTGTCCAAATTACCAAATATACGAGGAACT GTCTCAATTACACCGGGCAGCACAAATATCGATGCCAATCCCTCCATTAATGTGCAATTTACAATCTCACAGTTGGCTGTTTCCGGTCTGAAGGTCAATCGTCTCGATATGTATGGCGAAAAATATAAGCCATTCAAGGGTGTCAAGTATATTACTAAGGCGGGCAAATTTCAAGTGCGCATGTAA